The Clarias gariepinus isolate MV-2021 ecotype Netherlands chromosome 4, CGAR_prim_01v2, whole genome shotgun sequence genome window below encodes:
- the LOC128519977 gene encoding uncharacterized protein LOC128519977 isoform X2 has protein sequence MKDKDSEIAIVGIGCNFPGGEGLDNFWNVLLEGKNCAVPIPFERFDQNEWCDQDDNKAGKSRTAKAAFADGFNEIDQRFFGITDAEMEQMDPQHKMLLQCTYRALENAGMPMEKASGSKTGVFLGLMNRDYELTMANVNPVIINHCTGTGIAMSIAANRISYAFNFTGPSLSIDCACSSSLVALHLACQAMRQGDCEMAVFGGVNCIFQPRVFVALSKAKMISPDGTSKPFSNTADGYGRGEGCGVILLKSLKKALQDNDHIWGIVCKTAVNQDGRTVTPITKPSMVQQEELLNTIYSTGTYLSDIQYVEAHGTGTPVGDSVEAGSISKVIAKARPSELGPLPIGSVKSNIGHTESAAGVAGLIKVLLMMKHETIVPSVFYSEESSSIDVQALNLKIPTKAEKWVTSRGSVRVAGINNFGFGGTNAHAVVKQYLKTKSPKEAVKKQHNFFILSAASEKSLANMVKDTVENISANNISDLQSLVYTSGCRRSHWKHRYRKAFHASSLTDLKEKLMYVQDKKIVLAKKLPRLVFVFCGNGVTYKGMCKQLLKEESIFREKVREIDDLFQRYFKIGLVEILEGESEPEVGFSAPEIVQPLLFAVQVAIANLLMQWGIRPDAVLGHSVGEVAAAHCSGLLSLEDAVKVIYYRSSLQSRVTGGKMLVVSNMPVSDVLKRLPSYSGRICLAAQNSPQSCTLSGEEDAIDNLHKSLSNSNEGKNLFLHVLDVPAAYHSHMMDPIVGEVENSIGQLHAQNLHTELFSTVSGDKVCPTDFVNGKYWARNIREPVAFEQALKSVKLTKNEIFVEIGPRRALQRNIIETLGNDTVVLSSVQPDKDVETMLTVVSKLFEMGINVDWDQFYKGSEMEPIIFPRYQFDSVRKDVLTEANLSGDSSVHPVITQLSKNGLDFSCDLSSEALSYLYEHKHQGVAIVPGAFYVELGLAATMTSIKPKMPLSSLQLSIKFHSPCILSENIPDVKVRLDSTKSTAGHSFQFKVHSSSVSYASGKVESTQVRLPEEPYISLNCVSERCQSVVSSEEFYKNLALGGFQYGPIFKNKGNVYYGEELAEAYSIVTVPDEILPQLHEYYIHPVVLDYLMQLVPVTGTYHFLGRPGFPSQIGSLTVFEPLQKEMVVYLRATHMGNEELIICGCFADKDGRVLVELKNVVITYLGNRSRVVEEYFFHNSYSVVSEPDNFSTPTSLVFADELGISKGLQQYLDPKSKYISSTHAKVLTEHGFEAFLSDLNIQKVDTNFQEVLFMWGAADLHKTENVLDCMASCCENFRVIIAGLKLMHFPNSIRVVTYRSSEGAVDHISSGFVLSGMTRACAAELSDLSFQLIDIDSSNDLKALAKIIRSFPCSKYPELVIKNGQILKPQIIHTPMSDISDQNIEKSQCESFILQTSDPYKATGLSAVVSEECPEPIQKKNVETQLCKVCVHSSDYFPVSVSDLKFGQTLYWNKHTSQNHKLLALDFSGTVTAVGNDVKELKVGDHIVSCYPVAACNKVVIPADACYKTRRLKFLKDTPCVSYFILAWEILHSALPKGRHQKLGIFSPIPDSVIVKVLTVTAVKSGWSVTVAKNTDQLCHDFNEMAAIVLLPPYDETVITKSSQMTSVRDIVLVADNQLNTCVSQLAFRGQNNEVHMKILFSSSLMQKQSIRAQKSHIFYWLKNMHLDRIFGGFKNHTIQNSKIENTNCLLSESYFRCQTIPVVVLGHDAKNEPSDIPLIPEAKKLFQKHCVYIVTGGLSGLGFQTVKFIAQRGGGNIVILSRSGASDQIEQEMNNVKNQCQCSITRLQCDVSVAEQVHQAVTQIGKLFPSKPIKGVFHSAVILHDGLIESLNKSHYEKVMRPKVNGVINLHYATEHCDLDYFVCYSSISAFLGNASQTNYASANSFMDAFCQYRRNNGLPGQAINWGALNLGLLLNQHHFQRFLESKGMMILEVSEIHDSLEQCLLINKPQQVVCRFHFKNIRYNVLSQNKSLTQRLSALVEEELKKSKMINSKLEQTNTISSPSEYIKSLISENIHIEQDELSDEICLSSLGIDSMLAMTLQNLIFQDKGVSVPLVTILDPEKTISDLIKILEMENGGNEEDGNDFLPGEEMTVF, from the exons ATGAAAGATAAGGATTCAGAAATTGCTATTGTTGGCATAGGATGTAATTTCCCTGGAG GTGAGGGACTTGATAATTTCTGGAATGTCTTGCTTGAGGGAAAGAACTGTGCAGTGCCGATACCATTCGAAAGGTTTGACCAGAATGAATGGTGTGATCAAGATGACAATAAGGCAGGAAAGTCACGGACAGCAAAAGCTGCATTTGCTGATGG ATTCAATGAGATTGATCAGAGATTCTTCGGCATCACTGATGCTGAGATGGAGCAGATGGACCCACAGCACAAGATGCTTCTGCAGTGCACTTACAGGGCACTTGAGAATGCCGGCATGCCCATGGAGAAGGCCAGTGGGAGCAAAACAGGAGTTTTTCTGG GCCTGATGAACAGGGACTATGAACTCACCATGGCTAATGTCAATCCTGTTATCATTAACCACTGCACTGGTACTGGTATAGCCATGAGTATAGCTGCCAACAGAATCTCTTACGCCTTCAACTTTACTGGACCTTCTTTATCCATTGACTGTGCCTGCTCTTCATCTCTTGTTGCTCTTCATTTGGCCTGTCAAGCCATGAGACAAG gggACTGTGAAATGGCTGTGTTTGGTGGTGTTAACTGCATTTTTCAGCCAAGAGTATTTGTGGCTCTAAGCAAGGCAAAGATGATCTCACCTGATGGAACCAGCAAACCATTTTCCAACACAGCAGATGGCTATGGCAGAGGAGAAGGCTGTGGTGTCATCCTGCTGAAGTCCTTGAAAAAG GCTCTTCAAGACAATGACCATATATGGGGCATAGTCTGCAAAACAGCAGTAAATCAAGACGGCCGCACTGTCACTCCGATCACAAAGCCATCTATGGTCCAGCAGGAGGAGCTGCTCAATACAATTTACTCTACAGGGACCTACCTGTCTGATATCCAGTACGTAGAGGCTCATGGGACCGGGACTCCAGTGGGAGATTCAGTAGAAGCAGGAAGCATCTCTAAAGTCATTGCCAAGGCACGGCCCTCAGAGTTAGGGCCGCTCCCTATTGGCTCAGTTAAGAGTAACATCGGACACACGGAATCTGCAGCAGGAGTGGCAGGACTGATTAAGGTACTTCTAATGATGAAGCATGAAACCATTGTACCTTCAGTATTCTACTCAGAGGAAAGTTCTAGCATAGATGTTCAAGCTCTTAATCTAAAGATTCCTACCAAAGCTGAAAAATGGGTCACTAGCAGAGGTTCAGTGAGAGTTGCTGGGATAAATAACTTTGGGTTTGGAGGGACGAATGCACATGCAGTTGTAAAGCAATATCTTAAGACAAAATCGCCAAAGGAAGCTGTCAAAAAACAGCACAATTTTTTCATACTTTCTGCAGCATCAGAGAAATCATTGGCAAATATGGTAAAAGACACTGTAGAGAATATCAGTGCGAATAATATAAGTGATTTACAAAGCCTGGTATATACTTCCGGCTGTAGGAGAAGTCACTGGAAACATAGATATCGGAAAGCATTTCACGCATCATCTCTGACTGATTTAAAAGAGAAACTTATGTATGTTCAGGACAAAAAGATTGTGCTAGCAAAGAAGCTTCCAAGActagtgtttgtgttttgtgggAATGGTGTTACATATAAAGGTATGTGCAAACAGCTTCTAAAAGAGGAATCTATTttcagagagaaagtgagagagattgATGATCTTTTCCAAAGATACTTTAAAATTGGCCTAGTAGAAATACTTGAGGGTGAGTCTGAACCTGAGGTTGGTTTCTCAGCACCAGAAATTGTTCAGCCTCTCTTGTTTGCCGTACAGGTTGCCATCGCTAATCTATTAATGCAATGGGGGATTAGACCAGATGCTGTTCTTGGACATTCTGTTGGAGAAGTCGCTGCAGCTCATTGCTCTGGTCTGTTGTCGCTTGAGGATGCAGTAAAGGTCATCTACTATCGCAGTAGTTTGCAGAGCAGAGTAACAGGAGGGAAAATGCTTGTTGTAAGCAACATGCCTGTATCAGATGTGTTAAAACGTCTTCCTTCTTACTCTGGGAGGATTTGCTTAGCTGCACAGAACAGTCCTCAGTCATGCACACTTTCAGGAGAAGAAGATGCTATTGATAATTTGCACAAGAGCTTGAGCAATTCCAATGAAGGTAAAAATTTGTTCCTGCATGTTTTAGATGTGCCTGCTGCTTATCATAGTCACATGATGGATCCTATTGTGGGAGAAGTAGAGAATAGTATAGGCCAACTGCACGCACAGAACTTACACACAGAATTATTTTCCACAGTGTCAGGAGACAAGGTATGCCCAACTGATTTTGTTAATGGTAAATACTGGGCAAGGAACATCCGAGAACCAGTCGCTTTTGAACAAGCACTAAAATCAGTTAAACTGACCAAGAATGAGATATTTGTTGAGATTGGCCCAAGAAGGGCTTTGCAGAGAAACATCATTGAGACTCTTGGGAATGACACTGTGGTGTTGTCATCAGTGCAGCCTGATAAAGATGTTGAGACAATGCTGACTGTTGTATCCAAATTGTTTGAAATGGGAATCAATGTAGATTGGGACCAGTTTTACAAAGGCTCTGAGATGGAACCAATTATTTTTCCAAGGTATCAGTTTGACAGTGTGAGGAAAGATGTACTAACTGAAGCAAATCTCTCTGGTGACAGTAGTGTCCATCCTGTTATTACACAGTTAAGTAAAAATGGCTTAGATTTCAGCTGTGACCTCTCCTCTGAAGCATTGTCCTATCTGTATGAACATAAACACCAAGGTGTTGCCATCGTCCCTGGGGCATTTTACGTTGAATTAGGCTTAGCAGCCACCATGACGAGTATTAAACCAAAAATGCCCCTCAGCTCTCTGCAGCTCAGTATAAAGTTTCACAGTCCATGTATTTTGTCAGAAAATATACCTGACGTGAAAGTACGATTGGATTCGACTAAAAGCACAGCAGGGCATAGCTTTCAGTTTAAGGTGCACTCTTCATCAGTAAGCTATGCATCAGGGAAAGTTGAGTCAACACAGGTAAGGTTGCCCGAAGAGCCATACATTTCACTGAACTGTGTCTCTGAAAGATGCCAATCTGTTGTGAGTTCTGAGGAGTTCTATAAGAACCTAGCTTTGGGTGGATTTCAGTACGGccccatttttaaaaataagggaAATGTATATTATGGAGAGGAACTTGCAGAAGCATATTCAATTGTTACTGTTCCAGATGAAATATTGCCCCAACTACATGAGTACTACATTCATCCTGTAGTCCTAGACTATCTCATGCAACTTGTTCCTGTTACAGGAACATATCATTTCTTGGGAAGGCCTGGATTTCCTTCACAAATAGGCAGCCTAACTGTGTTTGAACCGTTGCAGAAGGAAATGGTTGTGTATTTGAGAGCAACACATATGGGAAATGAGGAACTTATAATTTGTGGCTGTTTTGCTGACAAAGATGGCAGGGTTCTGGTTGAACTCAAGAATGTAGTCATTACCTACCTAGGGAATCGCTCTCGTGTTGTAGAGGAGTACTTTTTTCACAACAGTTACAGTGTAGTGTCAGAGCCTGACAACTTCTCAACACCGACATCATTGGTTTTTGCTGATGAGTTAGGAATTTCTAAAGGCCTACAACAATACTTGGACCCAAAGTCAAAATACATTTCCTCCACGCATGCCAAAGTACTGACAGAACATGGATTTGAAGCTTTTCTGTCTGACCTAAACATCCAAAAGGTCGATACAAATTTCCAGGAAGTCTTGTTTATGTGGGGTGCTGCAGACTTGCACAAAACAGAGAATGTATTAGATTGCATGGCAAGTTGTTGTGAAAATTTCCGGGTAATTATTGCAGGCCTTAAGTTAATGCATTTCCCAAACTCCATCAGGGTAGTTACCTACCGGTCATCAGAAGGAGCAGTAGACCACATCAGTTCTGGTTTTGTACTGTCTGGAATGACAAGAGCATGTGCAGCTGAATTGTCAGATCTCTCCTTTCAGTTAATAGACATTGATTCTAGTAATGACCTAAAAGCTTTGGCTAAGATCATCAGATCATTTCCCTGCAGCAAATACCCAGAGCTGGTCATAAAAAATGGCCAGATTCTTAAGCCCCAGATTATTCACACACCGATGTCAGACATTTCAGATCAAAATATCGAAAAATCACAGTGTGAAAGCTTTATCTTGCAAACCTCTGATCCCTACAAAGCAACAGGCCTTTCAGCAGTTGTTTCTGAAGAATGCCCTGAACCtattcaaaagaaaaatgtggaGACCCAGCTGTGTAAAGTATGCGTGCATTCATCAGACTATTTCCCAGTTAGCGTTTCTGATCTTAAATTTGGTCAGACACTGTACTGGAACAAACACACCTCTCAGAACCACAAACTTTTAGCACTTGACTTCAGTGGAACTGTCACAGCTGTGGGAAATGATGTGAAAGAACTGAAAGTGGGAGACCATATAGTTTCCTGTTACCCTGTTGCTGCCTGTAACAAAGTTGTTATTCCAGCAGATGCATGCTACAAAACAAGGAGGCTTAAATTTCTGAAGGACACTCCCTGTGTATCTTACTTTATACTCGCTTGGGAGATCTTACACTCTGCACTGCCAAAGGGCAGACACCAAAAATTGGGTATTTTCTCCCCTATCCCGGACTCAGTCATAGTGAAAGTATTAACTGTCACAGCAGTCAAATCAGGTTGGAGTGTCACTGTGGCCAAGAACACTGACCAACTATGTCATGATTTTAATGAGATGGCAGCAATTGTGCTTCTCCCTCCGTATGATGAAACTGTCATTACAAAATCCAGTCAAATGACAAGTGTTAGAGACATTGTCCTTGTTGCTGACAACCAGCTAAACACCTGTGTCAGTCAGCTTGCTTTTAGAGGTCAAAATAATGAGGTTCATATGAAAATCCTTTTCTCATCAAGCCTAATGCAAAAGCAGTCAATTAGAGCACAGAAATCACACATCTTTTACTGgctaaaaaacatgcatttggaCAGAAtatttgggggttttaaaaacCACACCATTCAGAACTCAAAAATAGAGAACACTAATTGCTTGCTTTCAGAATCATACTTCAGATGCCAGACCATTCCAGTGGTGGTCTTGGGGCATGATGCCAAGAATGAACCTTCCGATATCCCACTGATACCAGAAGCCAAAAAGCTGTTCCAGAAGCATTGTGTTTACATTGTGACAGGGGGTCTGTCAGGACTTGGATTTCAGACAGTGAAGTTCATCGCTCAAAGGGGTGGAGGGAATATTGTGATCCTGTCTAGGAGTGGTGCAAGTGATCAGATAGAACAGGAGATGAATAATGTAAAAAACCAGTGTCAGTGCTCAATCACAAGATTACAATGTGACGTTTCAGTCGCAGAGCAGGTTCACCAAGCAGTTACTCAGATCGGTAAACTGTTTCCATCCAAACCAATCAAAGGAGTGTTCCACAGTGCAGTAATCCTCCATGATGGACTAATTGAGAGCCTAAACAAATCCCATTATGAGAAAGTCATGCGGCCAAAAGTGAATGGTGTAATTAACCTTCACTATGCTACCGAGCACTGTGATTTGGATTATTTTGTGTGCTACTCCTCTATCTCGGCCTTCCTTGGCAATGCTTCACAAACAAACTATGCCTCCGCCAACTCATTTATGGATGCCTTCTGCCAGTATCGCAGAAACAATGGACTTCCTGGGCAGGCGATTAACTGGGGAGCTTTAAATCTGGGTCTCCTGTTGAACCAACACCATTTCCAAAGATTTCTGGAGTCAAAAGGAATGATGATCCTGGAAGTGTCAGAAATTCATGATAGTCTTGAGCAGTGTCTTTTGATTAACAAACCTCAACAGGTCGTGTGCAGATTCCATTTCAAGAACATTAGATATAATGTTCTGTCTCAAAACAAATCCCTCACCCAGCGGTTATCAGCACTGGTAGAGGAAGAGCTCAAAAAGTCTAAAATGATCAACTCAAAACTTGAACAGACTAACACAATCTCTTCACCAAGTGAATATATCAAATCACTAATAAGTGAAAATATTCACATTGAACAAGATGAGCTGAGTGATGAGATCTGTCTATCATCACTGGGTATTGATTCCATGCTAGCCATGACGTTGCAGAACCTCATTTTTCAAGATAAAGGAGTGAGTGTGCCTCTGGTAACAATCCTGGATCCGGAAAAGACAATTTCTGACTTGATTAAAATACTGGAAATGGAAAATGGTGGAAATGAAGAGGATGGCAATGACTTCCTCCCTGGTGAAGAGATGACAGTATTCTAG